The genomic stretch ATTTGAGAAATTGGAGCCCGACGTCCGAGCAAGCGCTGAATGTAATGTTTGAGAATTCCAACTATGGGGAGAATGATTGGCCAAGTCCAAGGGACTCTGTGGCACCCCGGGTTGGAAATTCCAAATGTGTTTTGGTTACCTTTAGCAAATTTAGGAAAGAAATGTAATTCAATGTTGTTTCCCTTAtagttttgttttgttttgaaaaGGGTCTTTTAATCGAAAATTTCCAATGTAATATTATTTAGGAAAAACTCATATTTTGCAGACAAAGcaagaaaagtaaaaaatatGGAACAGATGTGAGGGAACTGATTTTATTGATAAGTGGTCCCCCAAAAAAATGGGGATTTTGTACAAAAGAGGCAATTCCTAAAAAAGGTGATTGCGAAAAGAAAACGATAATTGTAATGGCAATGAAACATCTCAGGTTTCCACCAAATTCCAACTCTGGTATAGCCTCTATGCCTTTAGTCGCCCTTTGATCTTGCTTTTTTGAAGGAGGGTGATATGATTGACTTGCTGGGGACCCACATAATTGACTCTCCAAGGAATAAAGAAGGATTCCTTGCGGGATGCAGCCTCTTGCTCTtattaaatccctaatttttgcctagaccgccctttcgggttttcagtctaccgggatacccatttttgcataagttgccctttcgggtttttaacaTATCGGGCTATATATTTTTTTTAAGCATAATATATTTtgactgcatccgcattcaccggggatggaagatcttcaccatccatagttgcaaggatCAAGGCTTCTCTGGAGAAGACCTTTCTtacaacatacggaccttcgtaGGTTGGTATCCATTTTCCCCTTGAGTTAGTATGGATTGGAAGAATCTTCTTCAATACGAGGTCTTCGACCTTTAGGCTGCGGGGGAAAACCTTTTTGTCATGTGCCCTCATGATGCGCTTTTGATAGAGTTGGCCATGGCAGATGGCTGCTaagcgcttctcatcaatgaggtttagTTGGTCATATCAAGCTTGTACCCACTCAGACTCATCAAGCTCAACATCTGTCAAAAGCCTtaaggaaggaatctctacttcgaCCGGTAAGACTACATCCATGTCATACACAAGGGAGAAGGGAGTTGCCCTAGTGGAAGTGCGTACGGAAGTACGATAGCCGTGTAATGCGAATGggagcatttcgtgccaatcattgtaggtttccaccatcttttgcatgatcttcttgatgtttttgttagctccctcaacaacgccattcatcttaggcctgtaAGACGATGAGTTGTGGTGGtcgattttgaaattttggcatagctctttcatcattttattattgaggttagatccattatcagtaatgatcttgttggggaccccatgacgacagatgatttctttccTGAGGAATCGAGTGACCACTTGTCTGGTAACGATGGCGTACGAGGATGCTTctacccattttgtgaaatagtcaatggctacaaggatgaagcgatattcgttcgaggcagttggctctatgcgtccgatcacgtcaatgcccaacatggagaaaggccaaggtgatgttaggaCATTGAGAGGCGTTGGTGACACATGGATCTTATCGGCgtagatctggcacttgtggcaGGTTTGGACGTGGCGATGACAGTCAatctccatagtcatccagtagtATCCGACCCTTAAAATTTTCTTCACCATAGTGCTCCCACTAGCATGCGTCCtaaaggatccttcatgaatttccattataatctggtttgcttcttgcttgttcacacatctaagaaaaaccgaatcataatttcccttgtataatacccctccacttaagaagaatttggatgacAATTTTTGAAGATACTTCTTGTCGGTGATGGACGCGTCCGTAGGATACTCTTGGTTCTCTAAGAATTTTatgatgtcatagaaccaaggatGACCGTCAATTTCGTCTTCTGTTTCCAGACAGTAAGTATGTTCGTCTATGTAGTTCAGGTGAAAGGACGGAGCTTCATTCTTCCACTTAACTTTAAACATGGACGCCAAAGTTACCAAAGCGTCAGCTAGCTGACTCTCTTCATGAGGGATGTGGTGGAATGTAATTTCATCAAAGTAGGGAACTAGTTTCAAGACATGCTCTTTATAAGGAATGAGCTCATGATCTCTAgtatcccaatctcctttgacttggctgattaccaaggccgaGTCTCCATAAaattccaggattttgattctaagatcgatagcagcttcaataccaaagatacaagcctcgtattcagccatattgtttgtacattcaaaacaTAATCGGGCGGTGAAGGGGAGGTGGAAATTAGTTGGAGAAGTGATTACTGCCCCAACGCCATTGCCATGAgcattagaagctccatcaaaaaccatgGTCCATCGGGATCCAGGCTCGGGTCCTTCCTTGGGACCGGGGATGTTGCAATCCCTAATCAACATGATATCCTCGTTGGGGAATTCAAAACGCATAGACTGATAGTCCTCCAAGGGTTGTTATGAAAGATAATCAGATAATACACTCCCTTTAATGgccttttgagtgacatgttgAATATCGTACTCGGTTAAAGCCATTTGCCATCGGGCTACTCTACCGATtagagtcggcttctcaaagatgtatttgacaggatccatcttagagatcaacaatgtcgtatgagtgagcatgtattgtcttaaatgtttggcagcccatgctagtgtgtaacaagtcttttcaagcatcgaataCCTACTCTCGTAATTAGTtaacttcttgctcaagtagtatattacatgctcttttctaccagtctcgtCATGTTGGCTGAGGATACAACCCATTGATCCTTCGAGAACGGtgagatacatgattaatggtctACCAGGTACATGAGGCATCATCACAGGAGGTTCTTGCAAATATTCCTTTATTTTCTCAAATGCGTCTTGGCAGTCATCGTTCCAAATGATGGCTTGATTCTTtcgaagaagtttgaagattggatcacaagtggcagtgaggtgagatatgaacctagcaatgtagttcaatctacctaggaatcCTCGGACTTTCTTCtcggttttgggtgcaggcatagCTTGTATGGCCTTTACTTTCTCGGGATCTACTTCGATGCCACGTTGACTGACGATAAAACCTAAGAATTTTCTGGATCTTACCGCAAATGTGCATTTGTTAGGATTAAGCCTCAATTTAAACTTCCCCAGCCTCTCAAATAGCTTTTCTAGATTGACAAGGTGTTCTTCTTCGGTTTGAGACTTGGCTATCATGTCGTCGATgtagacctcaatctctttatggaTCATATCGTGAAAGAGAGTAACTATGGCTCGTTGGTATGTGGCGCCGGCGTTCTTCAATCCAAAAGGaatcaccttgtagcagaaggtgccccatggtgttatgaaagtggttttctccatatcttcttgAGCCATGTGGATCTGGTTATAActggagaaaccatccataaaagagaaaacaGAGAACTGAGCGGTATTATCTACTAGCAcgtcaatgtgtggcagtggaaagtcatctttgggactttCTCTATATAGATctctataatctatgcacattcTTACTTTGCCATACTTCTTAGGTACATGCATAATGTTATCTATCCATTGAGGATAATTGGAGACCGCTAGGAAGCCGATGTTGAgctgcttttgtacctcctcctTCATTTTCATAGCCATGTCGAGACGGGTCCTTCGTAGCTTTTGCTTTACTGgagggcattcttctttaaggggtaGATGGTGGACCACAATGTCAGTATCGAGGCcgggcatatcttggtatgaccatgcaaacacatcttTGTATTCCTTCAAGAGCTCAATCAATTTTGTCTTCACCTCGTCTTGTAGAGTGGAGCCGACTCGAACTTCTTTCGCTTCCTCATTTGTCCCAAGGTTAATCACTTCCACTGATTCTTCGCGCGGCCGAATGACTTTTTCCTCCTGCTCTAGCAGCCTTGCCAATTCTTCTGGGAGTTCGGCCTCTTCCTCACACTCTTCATCAGCTTGATTAACCGGGTTGTCAAAGTCGTATGAAACCGTAGCAGAATTGTCATTGGTGGTTGTCGAGGATGATCTGCATGATTTAAAGTCCACACTTTTATTGGTATGAAATAAATGATGATTTGAAAAGaacttttaaaataaaaataaaaatgccatttaaaaaggtgaaataaataaatgaaaggCAAGGATCTCAAAATTGATTGCGAACATGAACCTTTTTCATTAATGATTAGTAAGGAAAGttgatgaggccctacaaatgatTCCCTCATGCCTAGGGATTGAGATGGGTTCTTTTGATAAAAAGGAAGGAAAACAACATTGGGAATTACATTTCAATCAAGGTCACTTTAGGTTTTTCAATCTCGGTCCATTTGGTGGCATCATTTCCATCAGTCTTTGTGAAGATCAAcccatcatcttcttcttcttcttcttccacgGCACAGATACGGTTGTCATCAAGGTAAGCAACACTTGAGAATTTTTCGAATAACGGAGCACTGATCCCTTTGTAGCTATCGACGTGGGCTTCTTCAAATTCTGGGAGTTGTATCCTAAACCGGTGCGGTCCTTGTTGGCAGGAAGTTCAAGCAATCTTCCCCATCCTTGGGGGTGTCCATCCTTTATGATTGTCATGGCGTCTTTAAGAGATGCCATTGGAGATTCGGCATCTTTTGATTCATCACTTGCTGGGCAAACCATTTCAACATTGATAACTTCAAATGATTGGAATGGGATTTCCCTCATCTCCCATTCTCCTTCAACGTATCGAAAAGGTGCGAGGTGACTTACCACAATGTCCTCCTCACCCTAGATAACAACTAGTTTATCATTAGCTAAGAATTTCAATTAGCATCGAAGTGACTGCACCAGTTGAATGGATCCAAGGCCTCCCAAGCAGACAATTGTAGGCTGAATAGATATCCATTACGAAGAAAGTGATAAGGAAAGTATGGGGACCAATCTTCACAGGAAAATTCACCTCACTGATTACAGTCCTTCTAGTCCCATCAAATGCTCTTACTATAAGCTCACTCGGCTTCATTACGAATCCTTCAACAGTTAGTTTAGCAATGGAACTCTTAGGAATCACATTGAGGGAAGACCCAGTGTCTACCAAAACTCTTGATAGGACTGTGTCCACACACTCAATAGAAAtgtggagagccttgttatgattcctcccctcggcgggaagctcttcatcactgaAACCCAAGCTTAAGCTAGTAGCGATATTGTTAACTACTCCTTCAAACTGACAAACAGATATCTCTTGCGGTACGTAAGCTATCCTCAGAAATTTTACCAAAGCATACCTATGGGCCGCCGAGCACATTAATAAAGACAACATTGATATCTTCGAGGGTGTATGGTTAAGCTGGTCAACTACTCGATAATCTCTCTTCTTGATAATGCGTAAGAACTCGTCTACTTCATTGGAAGGTGTGGGGTCTTGTCTTTGCTGAGCGCCATCAATTTGTTTGCCTTTGTCTGAAGTTGAAGGATTGATAATTCCAATTGGAATGGGTGTCGGTGCAAATATCCTTCCACTTCTCATGATTCTGCTAGTGCCGGTGATATTGATTATTGAATCACTAGACTTTAACGGTTCTTCTTGAATCTTCTGACCCTGAATGTAGACTGAGGTGTCATACATCCATGGGGCTTCCTTGGCGTCAACATATGAGAATGGTGTGGGAACTGTTATTATGATTGGAGTAACATGATTTGTCGACAGAGTTAACTGAGAGAAGTCATATGGAATTTACAGAGGAGGGACTTCGTCATATGGTATCTCGAGGGTAGACACATCTTCCTTTGTGGACAAGCAGTCTACCACCAAGATCCCTTGGTCCATTAATTGTTGTATGACAGACTTCAATGTTCTACATTGTTACGGGTTAATCAGACAGTGTTCACAATCATTACTACAGATGGAAAAGGCATTATCCCTCATTAAAGCATTCTTGATCTGAACGAGTGGTGTTTTTAACTCGTCCACACAGGACATCAATCTCCTTCCATTGTCAACTTCCATCATATTCACTGATGCATTATTGTGAGGGGGCATTAGGTTATTATTTACATTTGGCCTCTTAGGGGCGAACGTGATTGCCTTAGAATCAATAAGATCTTGAAACTTGTACTTTAATGCTTTACAATTCTCAATCGAATGCCTAGGAGCGCCAGAATGAAATTCACAGCGGGCATTTGCATCATAACCGGGAGGAAGAACCGCTGGTGGGGGTTCTAACTCCCTTAGTTGTACAAGTAATCCCCTCAATAAATATGGTAGAATGTGGCAATAAGGCATGGGAACTGTGTCAAATCTTCTCTCGGGCCTTCGCatcctttgttgttgttgttgatactatggttgctgacgttgtggttgttgttgataccgttgttgttgttgagtttgaacATGAATTGAAAATGGTTGTTGTTGACTTGGTTGGACGGGAGCTATGGCGGTTACTTTTGGATAACTGGGATTTCTTGTTCGAATGATGGAGGCGACATTGGTCTCACCTTCTCGTTTTTTACCGTAGGGAACAAAAGGTTTCTTCGATGCACTAGAAGTACTGGAAGAGTTCTGGATCTTTCCCATTTTAATCATATTTTCTATTCTTTCACCGGCTAAGACTAGGTCGAAAATGCCCGAAGAGGTGCTCCCTACCATTCTATCAAGGTATGGACCTTGCAAGTTTCCCATAAACATGTCTACCAATTCTCTTTCTAGCAATGGGGCTTGTACCCTAGCAGCTAATTCCCTCCACCattgggcatactctttgaaggacTCCTCAGACCTCTGAGTCAGATTTTGCAACTGCGTGCAATTAGGTGCCATATTACTGTTGTACTGATAGTGCTTGAGGAATGCCTCAACCATTTCCCTCCATGTGTGAATATGGTTGCCCTCAAGTTGCATGTACCAACCCAAAGATGCCCCACTGAGGGAATCCTGGAAAAAATCCATTAAAAGTTGATCATCGCTGGAATAGAGAGCCATCTTTCGGTAGTATGCCCTAATGTGCGTCCTAGGGTCGCTATTTCCCTTATATCTTTCAAAGTCCGAAACTTTGAACTTGGCCGGAATGATGACCCCAGGTACCAAGCACATTTCTGCCGCATCAAGGCCCAAAACATTAGTGCTCCCTATTTCCTTGAGCCTTTCCTCGATAGCCTTCACCTTCCTCTCCACCTCGTTGGTTGTTGAACCGAAGGCGTCATCCTGAGAAGCATCCCTTGGGCTGAAGAATGCATCATGTTGGTCGTCTGTCTCAAAAACATGAGGACGAGGATTGTCGTTTTGAACACTGTCGGGTGCATTAATGTTAATTGGAGGATCAACTTGAGGAACTGGAGTTGGAGTCTCGACCACTGGAGGGGTAGGAGGTTTGGTAGTACTGTCATGTTGGTTCatttcttcttgcatttttgccaAACCTCTTAGCCTCTTGCGACTGCTTGAATAGTCTCCATCAACTGCCGCATTTGGGACCGCATCTGAGATACTTCTTCTTGAAGGACAACTTGGTTCTCTTGAAGTTGCTCCATGACATCTTGTCGACGTCCTCGTGTATCATACCAAAAAGTCAGCTTTGGAGAGTGGTTCTGGTAATAAAAAAGggtggatggatgagtttttttatgtttttgtgtttCGAAAGATGCAGATGATGCATGAATTTTTTACGTTAAAGCAAAGCTCTTTTTAGTTATTCGGGTTTATTCATTACAAAAACTACTTAACGATTCACATTCACAATCATAAATAAAGAAAAACACAATAGGGAAAAATCACAACTTTCattcatcctttgaagggaaAATAGATTGCAATACATAGAAGTTGCAAAATACAAGTAATGGAAGCAAATAAACCAACTAGATATCCACCCTAAaagtgaccccttgagacttgcggAGAGCCTCAATGTCGATGATGAGTTCGGTCATTGTTCTTTTGCAGAACTTGATGAAGTGGTAGACCTCTTTGGGGGTATTATCTGGGCACATGATCAGATCCGCCTCCTTCAACTTGTCGGGAAAGTCGTGAAGGGCATAGTTAGTTAATACCGTCATGTTGGTGTACTTGTCCCTCCATTCTTCGTAAAGGGCTTGGAGATTATGGATGATTTCGTCCCTTTGAGCAATGGCAGCTTCGAATCCATGGCAACGCTCCTCCCAATGTCTGCATTTGTTTTGAAATTCTACATAGGCTTGGTCATAAATTCCCCTCTTCAAGTTCTTGATTTGCTCGCAAGCTCGTCTAAGGTTGAACTGCTCACGCATGAAGCtttggtgaatcttttctttCTCTAGTTGCTCCTTGGCTAGAAAGTCCTTATACTCTTTTAGAGTTATCCTTAGTTCGAGAATCTGGGCCTCATAATCTTCCCTCGCTTCTTTCTTCATGGCATTAGACCTCTCGATAGTATTTTCAAGGTCCTTGATGATTCAGGACGCTCAATCCAACTCTTTGTTGCGGAAGTCTAGCTCAGAATTAGCTCCTTGTAAAGCTCCACCAACCCAAACTCTTTGTCCCTCGACTAATCGAATCCTTTTCTTACTATCTTCAAATTTTTCACAGACTTGCTTACCCTTATCCTCCAAGACATGGTTACGTTCCTTGGCACGATTCAGTTGGACTCGTAgttgagtgttttccaactcGAGCTCTTTGATTTGTATGGAAAGTACCTCCTTTCTTCTCATGCCTTGTATGGATGGTATGGTAGAAATCGGCAAGTAAAAAAGGCACCGGATTCTTTGTTAAAAAGACTTCAACTGCTAATTGATCCACAAACTTGTCCACATTTGGGAAGAGGACAATTCCATGAATCAAAAGTGCCAAAGTTGCACTACAGAAGTCGGGTCTTCCTTTTTTTATAATTTCCCAAGCATGGGCTTCTAGGAAATTTTGAGTTAAACCTTTTATGGGTCCTTTAACGCCCCAATTATCCACTAGCTTGTTGGCGTTGATACCCAAGGTGAGTGAGAGGTCGGTCAAACAGAAGCCTTCTTCCAACTTCGGGAAAGGGTTGTATTCTTTGATTGGTCGATTGAGGAGTCTCTCAAGGTCTTCCAAGGTTGGATAGATTTGGAAGtcggggaaagtgaagcatcttaaagggaCGTCATAGTATTAGGACATTATAGTGATAACACCATAGTTAACCTTCTCGGTTAGAAGATCTACGATGTTCCAAAAATTGTCTCAAAACTTGTTGTCTTTGAGAGCTACGACCTTTGAACAGAGGACCTTTAATGAACTGATGTCGGGACTCTTGAAGCGGAAAGTAGAAGTGATTTTCCTTGTTGAAGTATCCATAATTGTGTCAAAAAATAGCCTTGTAATTCTGCATCCAAACAAACGAAAATTTTAAGGGcttttcttattattttgatgatgaataaatgtatgaatgaatgattggtttATTATTTCCACAGGATTTTAGGCATGGGTTCATGGTTTTGGACCATCGTGACGAAGCATGGAGTTAATAATGGCTGCTTAGTAAGCCAAGGTTCTCGCTTTGTGTGATCTAAGGCTTTtggaaaattgggtgtaagacaaTTCCCCTAGAGTCACggacttccttgactgtcagccgcttatgtcaatttacttgtcaggcgactgctccatcaaagtcatctaATATAAGggagatcttcgtatcgaccattacgaggaaggcacctcggtggcctatactacgcgaccatcggGCTAGGATAGCCATAGTTTTAAAGGttctaaaaggggtcttagggtcattgaCTCTAGTAAAAGAAAAGATGCTTACGCCGAAGGGCGACGATtatcaatccccttaagagaatctaccacaAAGTGAGGTTCTAGtacgaccctaacgaggaaggcacctcgcggatcaatactactcaacctctcctatctcaagcaaaACTCTAAGACTCGGGAGGGGAGTCATTCACACAAGGTTTTTTTCCTTTAcaatcattattgcttccaaaaAATCTTCGTCACAGAACCAAAGTTTCAGACCCACAGGaaaacaaagaaaatatgtaCAGGTTATCAATAAAAGCAGTATATACagaaaaaaaaaagataataGATAAATCTCTATGTATGTAAAAGagaaacaacccaaactaggctagacttgcttCAGGAATTTtggtgtccccagcagagtcactAGTTGTCACTACTGGGATTTCAtgataacgaaaccgggactaaagagatgccaaagagaggcaaagtcagaagattttccaccaaattttatttagtttacctctatcggagaaGAGAGGGGAAATAttcgataaaaccctcggaaaggagacgcgcacgggaatcgctaaaagagaataaggaatcggtctcgcaaccgagatttgggttcagaagtcggttacgtaaagggaaggtattagccccccttacgtccatggtactccatggaaaccATTTGGGTTGTTCTACATACATGGAATTTAtttatcattgttttattttcaaaagaatgtgtgaaaaggggggggggggggtatttttgttattatagtgctcgccaaggattagggcccttgtgcctacgtatcactcgttcagggatgaggaatcagagctccgtagttcggagtagaaaatgtttgtgtgttggttgattttacctttgaaaaaagggttttggggatgatgccctaaggcacaaaaatgagtttgatgagttgtattatttttaccttgaataagggttttatgaaatgagTATTTGTaattatattgtactaaagtctatgacCGGAGGTGATTATTatagacaacaagccaagcgtcttgcgtccaaagtaatcagagtaagggtaggaatgcttAATTCTCACTtattctccaccacttaaggctcgtggggcacaataataatcgtaattattaaatatttttgaatttggcTAAGAAAATGCCACTTAACGTTGCatcaagggtttattttattttgattatgaaatttggcttatgcaacatgaatgcaaagtaaccaacaagaaattaaagagtctccatgtaaggtagcccaagagaaagccttttgtgtgcaaaagtgacctaagctaaacaaaggataatgatcttacaaacatgtccccctaaggtggtgccatgattCCATTCTTACAAAATGAATGTAAGTTacaaataaaatccaacatttataaagtatcacaaagataagggaaatgtctccaagcaatggtcctaaaatgaaatcctccaagtccaagttgattaagagtggaatgaatatttttgtcttattattttatcatatttttgttgtttttaatgtttgatgacaataaaatgaataacaagtaaataaacaggcatgatgaatttgtacaatgatgatgatgattagtactt from Lathyrus oleraceus cultivar Zhongwan6 chromosome 7, CAAS_Psat_ZW6_1.0, whole genome shotgun sequence encodes the following:
- the LOC127108504 gene encoding uncharacterized protein LOC127108504: MQEEMNQHDSTTKPPTPPVVETPTPVPQVDPPININAPDSVQNDNPRPHVFETDDQHDAFFSPRDASQDDAFGSTTNEVERKVKAIEERLKEIGSTNVLGLDAAEMCLVPGVIIPAKFKVSDFERYKGNSDPRTHIRAYYRKMALYSSDDQLLMDFFQDSLSGASLGWYMQLEGNHIHTWREMVEAFLKHYQYNSNMAPNCTQLQNLTQRSEESFKEYAQWWRELAARVQAPLLERELVDMFMGNLQGPYLDRMVGSTSSGIFDLVLAGERIENMIKMGKIQNSSSTSSASKKPFVPYGKKREGETNVASIIRTRNPSYPKVTAIAPVQPSQQQPFSIHVQTQQQQRELEPPPAVLPPGYDANARCEFHSGAPRHSIENCKALKYKFQDLIDSKAITFAPKRPNVNNNLMPPHNNASVNMMEVDNGRRLMSCVDELKTPLVQIKNALMRDNAFSIFPTPFSYVDAKEAPWMYDTSVYIQGQKIQEEPLKSSDSIINITGTSRIMRSGRIFAPTPIPIGIINPSTSDKGKQIDGAQQRQDPTPSNEVDEFLRIIKKRDYRVVDQLNHTPSKISMLSLLMCSAAHRYALVKFLRIAYVPQEISVCQFEGVVNNIATSLSLVLSRVLVDTGSSLNVIPKSSIAKLTVEGFVMKPSELIVRAFDGTRRTVISEGEEDIVVSHLAPFRYVEGEWEMREIPFQSFEVINVEMVCPASDESKDAESPMASLKDAMTIIKDGHPQGWGRLLELPANKDRTGLGYNSQNLKKPTSIATKGSVLRYSKNSQVLLTLMTTVSVPWKKKKKKMMG